One window of the Nocardia huaxiensis genome contains the following:
- a CDS encoding LGFP repeat-containing protein, giving the protein MTPLGKNRFWPRGGVAVGAVALALTTGLGVAAARPIGPFEVGGAIEAAYDRVGGEAFFGEPLGPETDSAGGGKKQDFANNVSIYWTPATDAHPVGGAIRDKWNNLASVNGTLKYPVADEGATAKPGRFQLFQGGTIYWSVGTAAHSISGKMLEKYGSVGWENSALGFPITDETAAGKKNGRGQLFAGGAIYYTQSTGAHIVWGAIRDDWVRNGAENGRYGMPTGDEYDYEGGKAQEFEGGRIVWQPSA; this is encoded by the coding sequence TGGGGGCCGTCGCGCTCGCCCTGACCACCGGGCTCGGAGTGGCCGCGGCGCGGCCCATCGGGCCGTTCGAGGTGGGCGGGGCCATCGAGGCCGCCTACGACCGGGTGGGTGGCGAGGCGTTCTTCGGCGAACCGCTCGGGCCCGAGACCGATTCCGCGGGCGGCGGCAAGAAGCAGGACTTCGCCAACAATGTGTCGATCTACTGGACTCCGGCCACCGACGCGCATCCGGTCGGCGGGGCCATCCGCGACAAGTGGAACAATCTGGCGTCCGTCAACGGCACCCTGAAGTATCCGGTGGCCGATGAGGGCGCGACCGCCAAACCCGGCCGCTTCCAGCTGTTCCAGGGCGGCACCATCTACTGGTCCGTCGGCACGGCCGCGCATTCCATCAGCGGCAAGATGCTCGAGAAGTACGGCTCGGTCGGCTGGGAGAACAGCGCCCTCGGCTTCCCCATCACCGATGAGACGGCCGCCGGGAAGAAGAACGGCCGCGGCCAGCTCTTCGCGGGCGGCGCGATCTACTACACCCAGAGCACCGGCGCCCACATCGTGTGGGGCGCGATCCGCGACGACTGGGTCCGCAATGGCGCCGAGAACGGCCGCTACGGCATGCCCACCGGCGACGAGTACGACTACGAGGGCGGCAAGGCCCAGGAGTTCGAGGGCGGCCGCATCGTCTGGCAGCCGTCGGCCTAA